Proteins co-encoded in one Dendropsophus ebraccatus isolate aDenEbr1 chromosome 9, aDenEbr1.pat, whole genome shotgun sequence genomic window:
- the LOC138801974 gene encoding uncharacterized protein, with translation MRVILIVAFLQLISPSTQSRIPSIQDVSSWLYTILPDERPMEKPPPPPPTMYERFLHWIDTILSYFYPTTNPRPWKYEDFQSEDVVPHIRVIYQLFGEFLADPVGDPYAAPGHRRTRERCIGNNPSPSIAPREKPTLMKRIYTWMSSKVFGEPPPPVTPREDAPGCMVTLCNRVISGAVFTLLISPLFTVVVLAAWLAHEEDSEWEASSGADDDAAQVPLSEDPVEAEAIPEPQIAATSGEQTTESLNVPAETSAAAPEPSRLKGILRSAPRQQVTSKKVKFNAKVHFRPIPPNHKNQKARTSSAHREREFVQDPMSEYDLPPRQDTEIVHQTPPAHRSPAHHIARHIIQSLSCLWCGARTEED, from the exons ATGAGGGTGATTCTGATCGTCGCGTTTCTGCAGCTGATCAGTCCTTCTACACAGAGCCGTATACCCAGTATTCAGGACGTCTCATCATGGCTATATACCATCCTGCCTGATGAACGGCCAATGGAGaagccaccaccacctcctcccacTATGTATGAG AGATTCTTACACTGGATTGACACCATCTTGTCCTATTTTTACCCGACCACCAACCCGAGACCCTGGAAGTATGAG GACTTCCAGTCTGAAGACGTCGTTCCCCACATCCGGGTTATATACCAGCTCTTTGGG GAATTTTTAGCAGACCCGGTTGGTGATCCGTACGCCGCACCCGGTCACAGACGCACGCGGGAGCGATGCATTGGG aATAACCCATCGCCATCCATTGCCCCCCGGGAGAAGCCTACGCTTATGAAGAGAATATACACATGGATGAGTAGTAAGGTGTTTGGG GAGCCCCCACCACCCGTGACCCCCAGAGAGGATGCCCCCGGCTGTATGGTGACCCTCTGCAATCGGGTTATCAGTGGAGCTGTATTCACGCTCCTAATATCTCCACTATTCACAGTAGTGGTCCTGGCCGCCTGGTTGGCACATGAGGAGGACAGCGAATGGGAAGCTTCCTCTGGTGCCGATGATGACGCAGCTCAGGTCCCACTCAGTGAGGACCCGGTGGAGGCTGAAGCCATACCAGAGCCGCAAATCGCAGCAACATCAGGAGAACAAACCACTGAGAGCCTGAATGTGCCGGCAGAAACATCCGCAGCCGCACCGGAACCATCCAGGCTAAAGGGCATCCTCCGGTCCGCACCGCGCCAACAAGTGACATCCAAAAAAGTTAAGTTCAACGCGAAGGTGCATTTCCGCCCCATCCCACCAAACCACAAGAACCAGAAGGCTCGAACCTCCTCAGCACATCGGGAGAGAGAGTTTGTCCAGGACCCCATGTCTGAGTATGACTTACCACCCAGACAGGACACAGAAATCGTCCATCAGACACCACCAGCCCACCGGTCACCTGCCCACCACATCGCCAGACACATCATACAATCCCTGAGCTGTCTCTGGTGTGGAGCAAGGACCGAGGAGGACTAA